In Gossypium arboreum isolate Shixiya-1 chromosome 5, ASM2569848v2, whole genome shotgun sequence, a single genomic region encodes these proteins:
- the LOC108474016 gene encoding RNA-dependent RNA polymerase 6: MELEGSVKETVVTQVSVGGFDRHVKARDLMKYLENEVGLVWRCRLKTSWTPPESYPNFEITDTTVIQRKDNYKKVEPHAFVHFASPQAVTWAVDAAGRTELAFNNQLLKVSLGPENPYYLNRRRRDTTPFKLPDVSLEIGTLASCDEFFVGWRGPPSGVEFLVDPFDCTGKFCFSRDTAFSFKGTNEHAVIKCDFKVEFLVREINEVKQYKQYSEPSGFVVLLQLASSPWVWYRTADDDFEKSVPFDLLDDDDQWIRTTDFTASGAIGRCNTYRFLVPPRHGSKLKKAMVYLRERRVPVEDLKSQLRIRDEPDFGRFMSDHFYYIYKEGIPFEIMFLVNAVLHKGIFNQHQLSEDFFKLLRNQSMEVNVAALKHIYSYRCPVYDAYEKLKVVHDWLLRNPKLFKSPPQLDDIVEIRRLAITPTKAYCLLPEVELSNRVLRKYKDVADRFLRVTFMDEGMQTMNANVLTYYNAAIVRDVTSTSFSQKTGVFKRVKSILTDGFYLCGRKYSFLAFSANQLRDRSAWFFAEDGKINVLQIIGWMGKFTNRNIAKCAARMGQCFSSTYAAVEVPSEQVNMHLPDIKRNGYDFSDGIGKITPDLAMEVAQKLKLDLNPPCAYQIRYAGCKGVVSCWPEEGDRIRLSLRTSMIKFFSHHTTLEICSWTRFQPGFLNRQIITLLSTLGVPDEVFWGMQNSMVSKLDKVLVDTDAAFEVVISSCGEQGHTPAIMLSAGFKPQTEPHLRGMLTCVRASQLWGLREKSRIFIHSGRWLMGVLDELGVLEQGQCFIQVSTPSLQNCFLKHGSRFAETKKNFEVIKGLVVIAKNPCLHPGDIRILEAVDAPGLHHLYDCLVFPQKGERPHTNEASGSDLDGDLYFVTWEEALIPPSKKSSQPMQYDPDEPRELNRPVTHKDIIEFFSKNMVNEHLGSICNAHVVHSDLSEHGASDEKCIHLAELAAIAVDFPKTGKIVSMPAQLKPKLYPDFMGKEEFQSYKSNKILGRLYRYIKDAYDKDVSESSELNFGASDINYDADLEITGSADYIADAWAKKCSYDGQLIGLLKQYKVKREEEVVTGQIWSMPKYASKKLGDLKEKLGHSYGSVRKEFRQLFENMDSEFEQLNEDEKNKLYERKASAWYQVTYHPEWVQKKLEFQKPDGDEGVVMLSFAWIAADYLARIKVRHRGTENLDFAKPVNSLVRYLADRI, translated from the exons ATGGAGTTAGAAGGGAGTGTAAAGGAGACTGTGGTGACACAAGTTAGTGTTGGTGGATTTGACCGACATGTCAAAGCCAGAGATTTGATGAAGTACTTGGAGAATGAAGTTGGCCTTGTCTGGAGGTGTAGACTGAAGACGTCATGGACACCACCAGAATCTTATCCCAATTTCGAAATTACTGACACTACTGTTATCCAAAGAAAAGATAACTATAAGAAGGTGGAGCCCCATGCCTTTGTTCATTTTGCTTCACCGCAAGCAGTGACTTGGGCTGTGGATGCTGCAGGTCGTACTGAGCTTGCTTTCAACAATCAGCTGTTGAAGGTTAGTTTGGGGCCTGAGAATCCTTATTACTTGAATCGACGGAGGAGGGACACAACACCCTTTAAGCTACCTGATGTCTCCCTGGAGATTGGAACACTAGCTAGCTGCGATGAATTCTTTGTTGGCTGGAGAGGACCTCCTTCTGGTGTTGAGTTTCTTGTGGATCCATTTGATTGTACCGGCAAATTTTGTTTCTCCAGAGATACAGCCTTCTCGTTCAAAGGCACAAATGAGCATGCTGTCATAAAGTGTGACTTTAAGGTTGAATTTCTGGTTAGGGAGATCAATGAAGTTAAGCAGTATAAGCAGTATTCAGAACCGTCAGGTTTTGTAGTGCTCTTGCAGCTGGCTTCGTCACCTTGGGTCTGGTATAGAACTGCTGATGACGACTTTGAAAAATCAGTTCCATTTGATCTGTTGGATGATGATGATCAGTGGATCCGGACCACTGATTTTACTGCAAGTGGAGCTATCGGTCGTTGTAATACATACAGATTCCTAGTCCCTCCCCGTCATGGTTCAAAGCTGAAGAAGGCCATGGTTTATCTCAGAGAACGAAGAGTACCAGTGGAAGATCTCAAATCACAACTTAGGATCCGTGATGAACCTGATTTTGGGAGGTTCATGTCTGATCATTTCTATTATATTTACAAGGAAGGGATTCCTTTTGAAATAATGTTTTTGGTTAATGCTGTACTGCACAAAGGCATATTTAATCAGCACCAGCTATCAGAGGACTTCTTTAAGCTACTGAGAAATCAATCAATGGAGGTCAATGTGGCTGCACTAAAGCACATCTATTCCTATAGGTGTCCAGTGTATGATGCCTATGAGAAGCTGAAAGTTGTTCATGACTGGCTGTTGAGGAATCCCAAACTCTTTAAGAGCCCTCCACAGTTGGATGATATTGTTGAAATCAGAAGATTGGCCATTACTCCAACCAAAGCTTATTGTCTTCTTCCGGAAGTTGAGCTTTCTAATAGGGTTCTCAGGAAATATAAAGATGTTGCTGATCGGTTTTTAAGGGTCACATTTATGGATGAAGGCATGCAGACAATGAATGCAAATGTGCTCACTTACTATAATGCCGCAATTGTAAGGGATGTGACGTCTACCTCTTTTTCTCAGAAAACGGGAGTGTTCAAAAGGGTAAAGTCTATTCTAACAGATGGATTTTACTTGTGTGGTCGCAAATACTCTTTCCTTGCTTTCTCAGCCAATCAATTGAGAGACCGCTCTGCATGGTTTTTTGCTGAAGATGGGAAGATAAATGTGCTTCAAATTATAGGTTGGATGGGGAAGTTTACAAACCGGAATATTGCTAAATGTGCTGCCAGGATGGGTCAGTGCTTCTCGTCAACGTACGCAGCAGTGGAAGTTCCTTCAGAACAGGTTAACATGCACCTTCCAGATATAAAGAGGAATGGATATGATTTCTCTGATGGGATTGGCAAGATCACTCCCGATCTTGCTATGGAAGTTGCTCAGAAATTGAAGCTGGACTTGAATCCtccttgtgcttatcaaattagATATGCTGGTTGTAAAGGGGTCGTGTCTTGTTGGCCAGAAGAAGGTGATCGGATCCGTCTTTCTTTACGGACCAGTATGATTAAGTTCTTTTCTCACCACACAACACTGGAAATCTGTTCCTGGACAAGGTTTCAGCCTGGCTTCCTGAATAGGCAAATTATTACATTGCTTTCAACACTGGGTGTGCCAGATGAAGTATTTTGGGGAATGCAAAATTCCATGGTTTCTAAGTTGGACAAAGTCCTTGTGGACACTGATGCAGCATTTGAAGTCGTTATTTCATCTTGTGGTGAGCAAGGGCATACTCCAGCAATAATGTTGAGTGCAGGTTTCAAGCCTCAGACAGAACCTCATTTACGAGGAATGTTGACTTGTGTGAGAGCATCTCAACTTTGGGGCCTTAGGGAAAAATCTAGGATTTTTATTCATTCAGGCAGATGGTTAATGGGCGTTTTGGATGAACTAGGTGTACTTGAACAAGGTCAGTGCTTTATCCAAGTGTCAACTCCATCTCTACAAAACTGCTTCCTCAAACATGGTTCTAGGTTTGCTGAaacaaagaaaaattttgaagtaaTTAAGGGGCTGGTTGTCATAGCTAAGAATCCTTGTCTTCACCCTGGAGATATAAGAATTCTAGAAGCAGTTGATGCCCCTGGTTTACACCATTTGTATGACTGTCTGGTCTTCCCTCAAAAGGGTGAGAGACCCCATACGAATGAAGCTTCTGGAAGTGATCTTGATGGGGACCTTTATTTTGTCACATGGGAAGAGGCTCTTATCCCCCCTAGCAAGAAGAGCTCACAACCCATGCAGTATGACCCTGATGAGCCTCGAGAGTTGAATCGCCCAGTCACTCATAAG GACATAATTGagtttttttcaaaaaacatGGTGAATGAGCACCTGGGAAGTATCTGCAATGCACATGTGGTTCATTCTGACCTTAGTGAACATGGTGCTTCAGATGAGAAATGTATACATCTCGCAGAGTTAGCGGCTATAGCTGTTGATTTTCCTAAAACCGGGAAGATTGTGTCGATGCCTgctcaattaaaaccaaaactTTACCCAGATTTTATGGGTAAAGAGGAGTTCCAGTCATACAAGTCAAACAAAATTCTGGGAAGACTATATCGTTATATCAAAGATGCATATGACAAAGATGTCTCTGAATCTTCTGAGCTCAATTTTGGTGCTAGTGACATCAATTATGATGCAGATCTTGAAATTACAGGATCCGCTGACTACATAGCTGATGCATGGGCTAAAAAGTGCTCCTATGACGGGCAGCTGATTGGACTACTTAAACAGTACAAAGTTAAGAGGGAAGAGGAGGTCGTAACTGGCCAAATCTGGTCCATGCCCAAATATGCCAGTAAGAAACTAGGGGATTTGAAGGAGAAGCTTGGTCATTCTTATGGTTCCGTCAGGAAAGAATTCAGACAACTTTTTGAGAACATGGACTCCGAATTTGAGCAGCTCAATGAGGATGAGAAGAACAAGTTGTATGAAAGAAAGGCTTCAGCATGGTACCAAGTCACTTACCATCCTGAATGGGTTCAGAAGAAGTTAGAGTTCCAGAAGCCTGATGGCGATGAAGGCGTTGTGATGTTAAGCTTTGCTTGGATTGCTGCTGATTACCTAGCTCGAATAAAAGTTAGGCACCGGGGGACTGAAAATCTTGACTTTGCTAAGCCTGTCAACTCTCTAGTAAGGTACCTAGCTGATCGAATATAA
- the LOC108472561 gene encoding phospholipase D alpha 1-like isoform X1, with the protein MTQEEQKHLLHGTLSATIYGIDELPFGCRENFCLQGTMTASKFQKKCLATFKRTALGPQLYATVDLDKARVARTGVVRHKPSSPQWNETFRIYCAHLISHVIFTVKDNSPIGAVLIGRAYLPVKDIIVANGATVTCNLKIQDEERKALPGQPQIRVALQFQSVIQEESWGVGIKTPGFEGVPYTFFRQRQGCKVTLYQDANISDGFKPDIPGMTYDPRRCWEDIYDAINSAQHFIYITGWSVYTEITLIRDPKKEKPGSDETLGNLLLKKARAGVKVLLLVWDDRTSIELLKQEGLMSTHDEETSAYFRFRGVHCVLCPRNPDNKRSFVEGIKIATMFTHHQKTLIVDSENPNPGENRTVVSFIGGIDLCDGRYDTQDHPLFDTLKDIHHDDFHQPNFNYSSIEKGGPREPWHDIHCKLEGPVAWDVLYNFEQRWLKQAVCRKHHLFSTKKLEEMTCRPPKNLPLDHSETWCVQLFRSIDNGAVVGFPENVKIAHQYGLLSGKNTIIERSIQDAYINAIRRAKNFIYIENQYFLGSSFGWNSEDVKDEDIAALNLIPKELSLKIVSKIKAGERFSVYIVIPMWPEGIPESGPVQAILDWQRRTIQMMYRDVAQALHNKGNPRDYLTFFCLGNREKNNKSGEYLPNEKPDPNSDYGRAQQSRRFMIYVHSKMMIVDDEYIIIGSANINERSMAGSRDSEIAMGAFQPYHLATKQPARGQIYGLRMALWKEHLGQRHDSFATPETEKCVQEVNSIAERNWVLYSSEALEEDLPGHLLRYPINVGEDGSVSSLRGAENFPDTNAPVLGSKSNILPPIVTT; encoded by the exons ATGACGCAGGAGGAGCAGAAACATTTGCTGCATGGGACACTTTCTGCAACAATATATGGGATAGATGAGCTACCATTTGGATGTAGAGAGAATTTTTGCCTCCAG GGGACGATGACTGCAAGCAAGTTCCAGAAAAAATGTCTCGCCACATTCAAGAGAACG GCGTTAGGTCCACAGCTGTATGCAACGGTTGATCTAGACAAAGCCAGAGTTGCCCGAACAGGTGTTGTAAGACACAAGCCATCTTCGCCCCAATGGAACGAGACCTTCCGCATATATTGTGCCCATTTGATCTCACATGTTATATTCACTGTAAAGGATAACAGTCCGATAGGAGCAGTGCTAATAGGCCGAGCTTATTTGCCTGTCAAAGATATTATTGTAGCCAATGGGGCGACCGTGACTTGCAATCTTAAAATACAGGATGAGGAGCGTAAGGCACTACCTGGACAGCCACAAATCCGTGTTGCATTGCAGTTTCAAAGTGTTATCCAGGAGGAAAGTTGGGGTGTGGGAATTAAAACCCCGGGTTTTGAGGGAGTTCCTTACACTTTCTTTCGACAGCGACAGGGCTGCAAAGTTACTCTGTATCAAGATGCCAATATCTCCGATGGTTTCAAGCCTGACATACCTGGGATGACTTATGACCCTCGAAGATGTTGGGAAGACATCTATGATGCAATTAATAGTGCCCAACACTTCATTTATATAACCGGTTGGTCTGTTTACACTGAGATAACTTTGATAAGGGATCCAAAGAAAGAAAAGCCTGGAAGTGATGAAACACTTGGGAACCTGCTTTTGAAGAAGGCCAGGGCAGGGGTGAAAGTTCTTTTGCTTGTTTGGGATGATAGAACTTCCATTGAATTGCTGAAACAGGAAGGCTTGATGTCAACCCATGACGAAGAAACATCGGCCTATTTTCGGTTTAGGGGAGTGCATTGTGTTTTATGTCCTCGTAATCCTGATAATAAACGAAGCTTTGTCGAGGGCATTAAAATTGCTACCATGTTTACTCACCATCAGAAGACACTTATAGTTGATAGCgaaaacccgaatccaggagaGAACCGAACGGTTGTCAGTTTTATCGGCGGTATTGATCTTTGTGACGGAAGATATGATACGCAAGATCATCCTTTATTTGATACATTGAAAGACATCCATCATGATGATTTCCATCAGCCAAACTTCAATTACTCATCAATCGAGAAAGGCGGTCCGAGGGAGCCTTGGCATGATATTCATTGCAAACTAGAAGGTCCGGTTGCTTGGGATGTCCTTTACAATTTCGAACAAAGGTGGTTAAAACAAGCTGTGTGTAGGAAACATCACCTGTTTTCTACGAAGAAGCTAGAAGAAATGACATGCCGACCACCAAAGAACCTGCCTTTAGATCACAGTGAAACATGGTGTGTCCAGTTATTTCGATCCATTGATAACGGGGCGGTTGTTGGCTTTCCTGAAAATGTTAAGATAGCACATCAATATGGCCTTCTAAGTGGAAAAAACACCATCATTGAACGAAGCATTCAAGATGCATATATCAATGCAATTCGCCGAGCAAAGAACTTCATTTACATTGAAAACCAATATTTCCTAGGAAGCTCCTTTGGTTGGAACTCTGAGGACGTCAAGGATGAAGATATTGCTGCTTTAAATCTCATACCAAAAGAACTCTCCCTAAAGATTGTAAGTAAAATTAAAGCAGGCGAGAGGTTTTCAGTGTACATTGTGATTCCAATGTGGCCTGAAGGTATACCAGAGAGTGGTCCTGTCCAGGCAATCTTAGATTGGCAAAGGAGAACCATTCAAATGATGTATCGTGATGTTGCTCAAGCCCTTCACAATAAGGGCAATCCCCGAGACTATTTGACGTTTTTCTGCCTTGGGAACCGGGAGAAAAATAACAAGAGTGGAGAGTACTTACCTAATGAGAAACCAGACCCTAATTCAGATTATGGGAGAGCTCAACAGTCACGCCGATTTATGATCTATGTTCATTCAAAGATGATGATTG TTGATGATGAGTACATAATCATTGGCTCTGCCAACATCAATGAGAGATCAATGGCTGGCTCAAGAGACTCTGAGATTGCAATGGGGGCATTTCAACCATATCATTTAGCTACTAAGCAACCGGCTAGGGGTCAGATATATGGTCTTCGTATGGCTCTTTGGAAAGAACATCTCGGTCAGCGCCATGACTCTTTCGCTACTCCAGAAACCGAGAAATGCGTCCAGGAAGTGAATTCTATTGCTGAAAGAAACTGGGTTTTGTACTCAAGTGAAGCACTAGAGGAGGATCTGCCGGGTCACCTGCTTCGCTACCCCATTAATGTTGGAGAAGATGGCTCAGTTTCATCCCTTCGAGgggctgaaaattttccagacaccAATGCTCCTGTCCTTGGAAGCAAATCAAACATCCTTCCTCCAATAGTAACTACTTAG
- the LOC108472561 gene encoding phospholipase D alpha 1-like isoform X2: MTQEEQKHLLHGTLSATIYGIDELPFGCRENFCLQGTMTASKFQKKCLATFKRTALGPQLYATVDLDKARVARTGVVRHKPSSPQWNETFRIYCAHLISHVIFTVKDNSPIGAVLIGRAYLPVKDIIVANGATVTCNLKIQDEERKALPGQPQIRVALQFQSVIQEESWGVGIKTPGFEGVPYTFFRQRQGCKVTLYQDANISDGFKPDIPGMTYDPRRCWEDIYDAINSAQHFIYITGWSVYTEITLIRDPKKEKPGSDETLGNLLLKKARAGVKVLLLVWDDRTSIELLKQEGLMSTHDEETSAYFRFRGVHCVLCPRNPDNKRSFVEGIKIATMFTHHQKTLIVDSENPNPGENRTVVSFIGGIDLCDGRYDTQDHPLFDTLKDIHHDDFHQPNFNYSSIEKGGPREPWHDIHCKLEGPVAWDVLYNFEQRWLKQAVCRKHHLFSTKKLEEMTCRPPKNLPLDHSETWCVQLFRSIDNGAVVGFPENVKIAHQYGLLSGKNTIIERSIQDAYINAIRRAKNFIYIENQYFLGSSFGWNSEDVKDEDIAALNLIPKELSLKIVSKIKAGERFSVYIVIPMWPEGIPESGPVQAILDWQRRTIQMMYRDVAQALHNKGNPRDYLTFFCLGNREKNNKSGEYLPNEKPDPNSDYGRAQQSRRFMIYVHSKMMIASCSSQLMMST; encoded by the exons ATGACGCAGGAGGAGCAGAAACATTTGCTGCATGGGACACTTTCTGCAACAATATATGGGATAGATGAGCTACCATTTGGATGTAGAGAGAATTTTTGCCTCCAG GGGACGATGACTGCAAGCAAGTTCCAGAAAAAATGTCTCGCCACATTCAAGAGAACG GCGTTAGGTCCACAGCTGTATGCAACGGTTGATCTAGACAAAGCCAGAGTTGCCCGAACAGGTGTTGTAAGACACAAGCCATCTTCGCCCCAATGGAACGAGACCTTCCGCATATATTGTGCCCATTTGATCTCACATGTTATATTCACTGTAAAGGATAACAGTCCGATAGGAGCAGTGCTAATAGGCCGAGCTTATTTGCCTGTCAAAGATATTATTGTAGCCAATGGGGCGACCGTGACTTGCAATCTTAAAATACAGGATGAGGAGCGTAAGGCACTACCTGGACAGCCACAAATCCGTGTTGCATTGCAGTTTCAAAGTGTTATCCAGGAGGAAAGTTGGGGTGTGGGAATTAAAACCCCGGGTTTTGAGGGAGTTCCTTACACTTTCTTTCGACAGCGACAGGGCTGCAAAGTTACTCTGTATCAAGATGCCAATATCTCCGATGGTTTCAAGCCTGACATACCTGGGATGACTTATGACCCTCGAAGATGTTGGGAAGACATCTATGATGCAATTAATAGTGCCCAACACTTCATTTATATAACCGGTTGGTCTGTTTACACTGAGATAACTTTGATAAGGGATCCAAAGAAAGAAAAGCCTGGAAGTGATGAAACACTTGGGAACCTGCTTTTGAAGAAGGCCAGGGCAGGGGTGAAAGTTCTTTTGCTTGTTTGGGATGATAGAACTTCCATTGAATTGCTGAAACAGGAAGGCTTGATGTCAACCCATGACGAAGAAACATCGGCCTATTTTCGGTTTAGGGGAGTGCATTGTGTTTTATGTCCTCGTAATCCTGATAATAAACGAAGCTTTGTCGAGGGCATTAAAATTGCTACCATGTTTACTCACCATCAGAAGACACTTATAGTTGATAGCgaaaacccgaatccaggagaGAACCGAACGGTTGTCAGTTTTATCGGCGGTATTGATCTTTGTGACGGAAGATATGATACGCAAGATCATCCTTTATTTGATACATTGAAAGACATCCATCATGATGATTTCCATCAGCCAAACTTCAATTACTCATCAATCGAGAAAGGCGGTCCGAGGGAGCCTTGGCATGATATTCATTGCAAACTAGAAGGTCCGGTTGCTTGGGATGTCCTTTACAATTTCGAACAAAGGTGGTTAAAACAAGCTGTGTGTAGGAAACATCACCTGTTTTCTACGAAGAAGCTAGAAGAAATGACATGCCGACCACCAAAGAACCTGCCTTTAGATCACAGTGAAACATGGTGTGTCCAGTTATTTCGATCCATTGATAACGGGGCGGTTGTTGGCTTTCCTGAAAATGTTAAGATAGCACATCAATATGGCCTTCTAAGTGGAAAAAACACCATCATTGAACGAAGCATTCAAGATGCATATATCAATGCAATTCGCCGAGCAAAGAACTTCATTTACATTGAAAACCAATATTTCCTAGGAAGCTCCTTTGGTTGGAACTCTGAGGACGTCAAGGATGAAGATATTGCTGCTTTAAATCTCATACCAAAAGAACTCTCCCTAAAGATTGTAAGTAAAATTAAAGCAGGCGAGAGGTTTTCAGTGTACATTGTGATTCCAATGTGGCCTGAAGGTATACCAGAGAGTGGTCCTGTCCAGGCAATCTTAGATTGGCAAAGGAGAACCATTCAAATGATGTATCGTGATGTTGCTCAAGCCCTTCACAATAAGGGCAATCCCCGAGACTATTTGACGTTTTTCTGCCTTGGGAACCGGGAGAAAAATAACAAGAGTGGAGAGTACTTACCTAATGAGAAACCAGACCCTAATTCAGATTATGGGAGAGCTCAACAGTCACGCCGATTTATGATCTATGTTCATTCAAAGATGATGATTG CTTCTTGTTCTTCTCAGTTGATGATGAGTACATAA
- the LOC108473047 gene encoding uncharacterized protein LOC108473047 isoform X3 gives MQSSGYLSTWVSALFACMGGCFGCFIAVDDPSKRLKIQGRKAKRSSCSEDFWNSSGCEMEHSGVQSQGSISSTNASNLDPSGSTSHPSEFENHGLLLWDQTRQQWLGNNKSDKWVQPRQPTISWNTIYESLHGNFKPFPHPIPLPEMVDFLVDVWEQEGLYG, from the exons ATGCAATCTTCTGGTTACCTTTCCACTTGGGTCTCTGCCCTTTTTGCTTGCATGGG AGGTTGTTTTGGGTGCTTCATTGCGGTGGATGATCCATCTAAGCGTCTAAAGATTCAAGGCCGGAAAGCAAAGAGATCTAGCTGTTCTGAGGATTTCTGGAATAGCAGTGGGTGCGAGATGGAACATAGTGGAGTCCAGTCCCAGGGAAGCATTTCATCAACCAACGCATCTAATCTCGATCCTTCTGGCAGCACAAGTCATCcttctgaatttgaaaatcatG GCCTTCTTCTTTGGGACCAAACAAGGCAACAATGGCTTGGAAATAATAAGTCCGACAAATGGGTGCAACCTCGGCAACCCACGATAAG TTGGAATACAATCTACGAGAGTTTACATGGGAACTTTAAGCCATTTCCGCACCCAATCCCCCTTCCT GAGATGGTGGATTTCCTAGTTGATGTTTGGGAGCAAGAGGGCTTATATGGTTAA
- the LOC108473047 gene encoding uncharacterized protein LOC108473047 isoform X1 — protein MNPRCCLLPRTERCFGKKPFCSFVFFSGAYLRALTHWLMDTFKAKCKALFSVRDDFSFSRGCFGCFIAVDDPSKRLKIQGRKAKRSSCSEDFWNSSGCEMEHSGVQSQGSISSTNASNLDPSGSTSHPSEFENHGLLLWDQTRQQWLGNNKSDKWVQPRQPTISWNTIYESLHGNFKPFPHPIPLPEMVDFLVDVWEQEGLYG, from the exons ATGAACCCTAGGTGTTGTTTATTACCTCGGACTGAGAGATGTTTTGGGAAGAAACCATTTTGTTCGTTTGTTTTCTTTTCTGGAGCTTATTTACGTGCTCTAACACACTGGCTGATGGACACATTCAAGGCTAAATGCAAAGCTCTCTTCAGTGTGAGAGACGACTTTTCTTTT AGCAGAGGTTGTTTTGGGTGCTTCATTGCGGTGGATGATCCATCTAAGCGTCTAAAGATTCAAGGCCGGAAAGCAAAGAGATCTAGCTGTTCTGAGGATTTCTGGAATAGCAGTGGGTGCGAGATGGAACATAGTGGAGTCCAGTCCCAGGGAAGCATTTCATCAACCAACGCATCTAATCTCGATCCTTCTGGCAGCACAAGTCATCcttctgaatttgaaaatcatG GCCTTCTTCTTTGGGACCAAACAAGGCAACAATGGCTTGGAAATAATAAGTCCGACAAATGGGTGCAACCTCGGCAACCCACGATAAG TTGGAATACAATCTACGAGAGTTTACATGGGAACTTTAAGCCATTTCCGCACCCAATCCCCCTTCCT GAGATGGTGGATTTCCTAGTTGATGTTTGGGAGCAAGAGGGCTTATATGGTTAA
- the LOC108473047 gene encoding uncharacterized protein LOC108473047 isoform X2, translating into MNPRCCLLPRTERCFGKKPFCSFVFFSGAYLRALTHWLMDTFKAKCKALFSSRGCFGCFIAVDDPSKRLKIQGRKAKRSSCSEDFWNSSGCEMEHSGVQSQGSISSTNASNLDPSGSTSHPSEFENHGLLLWDQTRQQWLGNNKSDKWVQPRQPTISWNTIYESLHGNFKPFPHPIPLPEMVDFLVDVWEQEGLYG; encoded by the exons ATGAACCCTAGGTGTTGTTTATTACCTCGGACTGAGAGATGTTTTGGGAAGAAACCATTTTGTTCGTTTGTTTTCTTTTCTGGAGCTTATTTACGTGCTCTAACACACTGGCTGATGGACACATTCAAGGCTAAATGCAAAGCTCTCTTCAGT AGCAGAGGTTGTTTTGGGTGCTTCATTGCGGTGGATGATCCATCTAAGCGTCTAAAGATTCAAGGCCGGAAAGCAAAGAGATCTAGCTGTTCTGAGGATTTCTGGAATAGCAGTGGGTGCGAGATGGAACATAGTGGAGTCCAGTCCCAGGGAAGCATTTCATCAACCAACGCATCTAATCTCGATCCTTCTGGCAGCACAAGTCATCcttctgaatttgaaaatcatG GCCTTCTTCTTTGGGACCAAACAAGGCAACAATGGCTTGGAAATAATAAGTCCGACAAATGGGTGCAACCTCGGCAACCCACGATAAG TTGGAATACAATCTACGAGAGTTTACATGGGAACTTTAAGCCATTTCCGCACCCAATCCCCCTTCCT GAGATGGTGGATTTCCTAGTTGATGTTTGGGAGCAAGAGGGCTTATATGGTTAA